The following nucleotide sequence is from Rhizobium bangladeshense.
TGATCAGCCCGGCAGCGGCATCCGTCGGCGAACCGTTGATCTGCAAGATGCCGCCACCATCGGTCGGCACGTTTTGAGCCTTCAGATGCTGAACGAGCGATTCCGCGATCGCCTTGCCGATAGCCTTGTTGTCGAAGGAAACGTAGAAGTCGGCCTTGCCGCTCGGTATCGGGCGGTCATAGGCGATGACCTTGACGCCCTGGCTCTGGGCGAGCTGGACAAGAGAAGCGGCTGCGGCCGAATCCACCGGATCCAACACGATGACTTTGGCGCCCTGGGTGATGGCCGAATTGAATTGCTGCTGCTGTTTGGCGATATCGGCATCGGCATTCTGATAGATGACTTTGCATGACGCGCAAAGCTTCTTCATTTCCGCGACGAAGCCCGGGTGGTCATGCTCTTCGTAGCGGGTTGAGCCCTGGTCGGGCATGAGGAACGCGACGGTCGCGTCCGCAACAGCGCTTTGTGCAAAGGCTGAAGTCCCGGCGAGCAAGGCCAGGATAAGTGCCGCGGCGCCTGCCGCGTTTGTCGGGAATTTCATCATTTCCATCTCCTCCCATTGGAAAAAATTGTGTAGCTTGGTCTT
It contains:
- a CDS encoding ABC transporter substrate-binding protein, encoding MEMMKFPTNAAGAAALILALLAGTSAFAQSAVADATVAFLMPDQGSTRYEEHDHPGFVAEMKKLCASCKVIYQNADADIAKQQQQFNSAITQGAKVIVLDPVDSAAAASLVQLAQSQGVKVIAYDRPIPSGKADFYVSFDNKAIGKAIAESLVQHLKAQNVPTDGGGILQINGSPTDAAAGLIKDGIHEGLASGGYKTLAEFDTPNWQPANAQQWAAGQITRFGKQIVGVVAANDGTGGGAIAAFKAAGVDPVPPVTGNDATIAALQLIISGDQYNTISKPSEIVAAAAANVAVKLLAGETVKAEMTLYDTPAQLFVPAVVTAENLKAEIIDKKINTAEELCTGRYAEGCKKLGIIK